The Candidatus Binatia bacterium genome includes the window GCCTTCGCGTCCTGGATCACCTGGAAGGCGTTCTCGCCGAAGCGCGAGACGACGATGCCGCCGACCGCCTCGCCGATGCCGTCGAGCTCGCCGATGCCGCGCCGCGCCTCGCCGCCGATCTGCAGCACGGCGACGTCGCGCAGCAGGATCGGCGTGCCGTCCTGATCCGTCCCGACCACCACCTCGCCGAGATCCTCGAGCCCCTTCAAGTAGGCGCGGCTGCGCACCATGTACTCGTGCTCGGCCATCTCGATCACCGAGCCGCCGACGTCGTTGTTCGAGCGCCGGATCGCCTCGACGACGTCGGCGAGCGGCAGCGAGAAGGCGAGCAGCTTCTGCGGGTCGAGGACGACCTGGTATTGCTTGACGAAGCCACCGATCGACGCGACCTCGGCGACGCCCGGCACCGCGGTGAGCGGATAGCGCACGTACCAGTCCTGCAGGCCGCGCAGCGTCGCGAGGTCTTGGTTCGACGACGCGAGCTCGCCGCCGCCGAGCGGGCAGCGCCCGGGCTCGCGGAACGCGCGCACGTGCGCGAGGCGCTCGCGGCGCTCCTCCGGCGCGTCGTCGGGGCGCGCGTACCAGCGGTCCTGCTCGACGTCGTGCCACAGCCCGTTCGGCTGCTCCGGACAGTACCAGCCGGGGAAGAGCACGTACTGCAGCACCCAGCCGACGCCGGTCGCGTCCGGTCCGAGCTTCGGCTGCACGCCTTCCGGTAGGCGGTCGCGCGCGAAGTTCAGGTACTCGAGCACGCGACTGCGCGCCCAGTAGATGTCGGTCCCGTCCTCGAACAGCACGTAGACGAACGACAGCTCGAACATGCTGTAGCCGCGGACCACGGTCGCGCCCGGCACCGCGAGCATGGCGCTCGCGAGCGGGTACGTGACCTGGTCCTCGACCACCTCGGGGTTCTGGCCGGGGTAGTCGGTGACGATGATGACCTGCACGTCGGAGAGGTCGGGGATCGCGTCGAGGCGGATGCCGTACGCGCCCCAGACGCCGAGGCCGACCAGGACTGCGGTCAGCAGCAGGACGAGGATGCGGTTGCCCGCGGAGAGCTCGATGATCCGCGCGATCATGGCGACGCCTCGACGGGCTGCTCAGTGGACGTGGCCCGGCGCGCCGAGGAAGCGCTGCAGCGCCTCGCGCACGTTGCTCTCGGCGTCGAGCAAAAACTGCCCGCTGGTGACGACGACGTCGCCGGCGGCGAGCCCGTCGAGCACCTGGACCTGCCCGTCGCGGCCGCTCGGTCCGAGCGTCACCCGGCGCGGCTCGAAGTGGCCGCCCGGGCGCGCGAGGAACACGAGCTGCTCGTCGCCGGTGTCGATCACCGCCTCGCGCGGCGCGAGCAGCGCCCACGGCGCGAGCTCGCTCTCGATCTCGACGGTCGCATACATCCCCGGGCGCATCTGCATGCCGGGGTTGCGCAGCGTCATGCGCGCGACCGTGGTGCGCGTCTTGGGGTCGACGTGCGGGTAGACGAAGTCGATCGTGCCCTCGATCGTCCGTCCTGGCCGGCTCACGAACGTCACGCGCGCGCGCTGCCCGAGGCGCAGCGCCGGCACGTCCTGCTCGAAGACGCGCACGTCGAGCCAGAGCTCGCTGTGGTCGACGATGCGCAGCGCGCGCGTCCCCGCCTCGACCGCGTCGCCCTCGACGATCGGCTTCTCGACGACGTGGCCGGAGATCGGGCTGCGGAAGGTCACCGTCCGGGGCGGCTCCGCGAGACGCGCGAGACGCTCGATCTCGGCGCGCGGCACGCCCAGCAGCTCGAGCTTCTGGGTGGCGGTCGCGACCAGCGACGCGCCGCCCTGCATCCCGCGCGCGCGTCGCGCCGCGATCAGCTCGCCGATCGCGACGTGCAGCTCGGGGCTGTAGAGCTCGAACAGCGGATCGCCGGCGCGGACCTCCATGCCCTCGACGTCGGCGTAGAGCTTCTCGATCCAGCCCGAGACGCGCAGGCTCACGTCGTGCTGGCGCGGCTGCGCCTCGGCGAGGACGCCGGTCGCGCGCACGGTGCGCACGAGCGGTCCCACCGTCACCTCGGCGGTGCGCACGCCCATGTTCTGCACGATCGCCGGATCGATGGTGATCGTGTCCGTCGCCTCGCCGACCACGGCGGGCGCGCCGCGCTCGATCGGCGTCAGCTCCATGCCGCAGATCGGACAGCTGCCCGGCTGGTCGCGGATCACCTGCGGGTGCATGCCGCAGGTGTAGAGGCGCCGCGCCGCGGGCGGCGAGGCGGGCGCAGCGGAGTCCGCGGACGAGGTGCCATGCGCGTGCGGCGATGCCGCGTCGTGCGCATGTGCAGATGTCGCGTCGTGCGCGTGTGCGGGTGTCGCGTCGTGCGCGTGCGCCGCCGTGGCGTCGGGCGCGTGCGCCGACGAGCCCTCGTGTGCGTGCGGCGTCTGTGCGGCGTGCGCGCTCGGCGGCGACGCCTCGTGCGCGTGCGACGTCGCCGCGTCGTGCACGTGCGTCTCGCCCGCGCGCGCGGCGGTTCGCGCCGCGAGCGTCCCGAGGACGAGCAGACACGTCGCCGCGGCCGCGACGGCACCCCGCGCCCACCTCGCGGCGCTCATCGCGCCACCTCCCCGGCCGCGCCGTGCGCCGATGCGAGCGTGGCGGCGTCGTCTCCCGCAGCCGACGTGAGCGCCAGCGCCTCCGTACCACCGACCAGCGCGAGCCTGCCCTCCTCGCTCTCCGCCAGCGCCGCGAGCCGCTCGGCGTCGACGCCGGCCAGCAGCTCGAGCTCGGCGACGCGGCGCTCGCGCGCGACCCGCGTCTCGGCGATCGTCAAGCGCAGCTCGAGCAGCGTGCGCTGCGCCGCGAGCCAGGTGGCGAAGTCGCCGCTGCCGGTCGCGTACGCGCGCTCGGCGGCGGCCGCCGCCTGCTGCGCCGACGCCATCACGTGGCGCTCGAGGACGGCGCGCTGGCGCTCGGCGCTGCGCAGCGCGAGCAGCGCCGCGACGAACGCCGCCTCGCGATCGAGCTCGCCTTGCCGCGCGAGCGCCTCGCTCGCGCGCAGGTTGGCGCGCGCCTCGCGGATGCCGGCCTGGATCTGCGGGATCGTCGTCGCGAGCGTGATCGCGGCGCCGACCACCTGCTCCATGCTGCCGGTGATGCCGGCGAACGGATTGATGTCCGGCAGGTACTGCTGGCGCGCGAGATCGAGCGCCTCGGCCCGTCCCGCGACGTCGCGCCCGAGCGCCGCGAGCTCTGGGTTGGCGCGCGTCCCGACGGCGAGCAGGAGCGCGTCGTCGGGCAGCGGCCGCGGCTCGGGCAGGTCCGGCGGCGGCAGCGGCGCGTCCGGCGAGCGGCCGATCAGCGCGTTGAGCCGCGCGCGCGCCGCGGGGAGCTGTGATTCGAGCTCGAGCAGCTCGTGCTCCGCGTGGCCGTGCGCGACGTCGGCGGCGAGCAGCTCGTCCTGCGGGCGTCCTCCCGCGACGCGCGCCGCAGCGCCTTCGGCCGCGATCGCCAGCAGATCGCGCAGCTCGCGCTGCACGCGGATCTGCTCGGCGAGCAGCGCGTAGTCGAGCCACGCCGTCAGCACCTGGCGCTGCAGCGCGAACTTCGCCGCCGCGAAGCGCTCGCCGGCGGCGCGCGCCTCCTCGGTCGCGACCCGCCCCGCCGCCATCACCTTGGTCGGGAACGACAGGTTCTGCATCGGGTCGAAGCCAACCGACAGCGACGTGCGATCCCAGCCGGTCAGGTTGCCGCCCGAGAACAGGTACTCGAAGCCGAGCTCGACGTTGGTGTTCGGGTAGCCGGCCGCGACGTCGATGCGCTCGACGGCCGCGCGCCACGCGTAGTACGCGGCCTCGAGCTCGCCGTTGGCGAGAAAGGCGTGGCGCAGCACGTCGCGCCAGTCGGGCCGCGGCGGCAGCTCGGGAGCGCTGCGCCGCGCCGCATCGTCGTCGTGCTCGTAGACGGCGCCGGCGCTCTCCATGCGGGCGCGCTCGCGCGCGGCCTCCTGCGTCGTCAGCGTGCAGCCGGCGAGCAGCAGCGCCGCGACGAGGCTCGTATGTCGGGACATCTCTCTCCTCCAGCACGGCCGCGTGCGCGGGACGCACGTCGGCCGGGTGAACTCCGAACCGGGCTTCGCGAAGCGCGAAGCGGCTCAGATGAGGAGCGAGGTCTGCTGCGCGAAGAGCGTGCGGGGCGGCGCTCCGGGGTCGAAGCGGCGCGGCGACGGATGGGAGGTCGCGCTCGGCGCGGCGAGCACGAGCGGCAGCGGCGGCGCGGCGGCGAGCTGGACGGCGTCGGCGGCGCGTCCGGCCGCGGGCGGCGCCTGCTCGGGCCCGATCTGGATGGTCGGGCAGCAGGGCGGATTCGTCAGGCCCTCGTGCGCACAGCAGTCGTGCGCCATGGCGCGCGCGAGGTGCGGCGCCTCGGCCGTCGTGGCGTCGGCGTGCGCCGCGTGGTGCGCGCCGTGCCCAGCGTGGCGAGCGTGCTGCGCGGCGTGGTCCGCGTGCTGCGAGCCCTGATGCGCGTGCGCCGCGTGCTCGTGCGCCGTCGCCAGGGCCACGTCCGCCGCGCGCTCGGCGCAGCGCCAGCGCGGGCACGACTCGCTGGTCAGCCCGACGGCGACGAGCGCGATCAGCAGCAGCGGCAGGACGCGGCCTCTCATCCCGCGTGCGAGGATGCAGGTCGCACTGCGGCGAGTCAAACCACGCCCCGCGGACGGAGCGACCGCCACCGTCAAGACGCCGACCGGCGCACCCACGAAACGTCCGCGTTGCAAAAGCTGCCGGCCGATTGTTGCAGACGCCCTCGCTCCGCCGGTCGACGGCTCGATCCCGCGCGCAATGCCGGGGCGACGCGCGGCGGCCGCCGTCTTGCACGTCGAGCTGGGTGGCTCGGTGCTCACGCACCGACCCTCAACCACGGTGCTCGTCTGACGAGGGAGGTGAAGCATGCTCGTCGAGGAGATCATGAGCCCGGATCCGGTCTACTGCGGACCGGACACCGACCTGCGCGAGGTCGCGCGCATGATGGTGAAGTTCGACTGTGGCGAGATCCCGGTGTGCGACGAGCTGGGACGGCCGATCGGCGTCGTCACCGACCGCGACATCGTCTGCCGCATGGTCGCGCAGGGCACGAACCCGATCGGGACGCCGGCATCGCGCTGCATGTCGCGCCCGGTGATCACCGCGCGGCCCGACATGACGGTCGATCAGGCCGCGGAGCTCATGGAGCAGCACCAGGTGCGCCGCCTGCCGGTCGTCGACGACGACGGGCTGTGCTGCGGCATGCTCGCGCAGGCCGACCTCGCGACCAAGGGCCCTGCGGAGCACGTCATCGAGGTGATGGAGGCGGTGTCCGAGCCGGCGCTCGCGTTGGGGGCTTGAGATGGCCCGCTGCGAGGTGTGCCACAACGACTACGACAAGTCGTTCGAGGTCATCGCCGCCGGCGCGACGCACGTCTTCGACAGCTTCGAGTGCGCCGCGCACGCGCTCGCGCCGCGCTGCCAGCACTGCGGCTGCATGATCCTCGGCCACGGCGTCGAGGCGAGCGGACACTACTTCTGCTGCGCGAGCTGCGCCCGGAGCATGGGCGAGTCGAGCATCCGCGACCGCGCGTGAAGCGCGTTTCGCGGCACGCACTCGGACCAGCAGATTCAGCTCTGACGTAGCTGGCTCGCGGCGAGCGTGTCGACGATCGCGGTGGCATGGACCGCGTGCACGCGACCGGCGGGGATCGTCTCGTCGCCGGCGACGAGGCGAGCGAGCATCTCCGCCTTGGCCGCGCCGTCGACCAGCCACATCACCTCGCGCGCGCGCTCGAGCACGGGGTACGTGAGCGTCATCCGACGCCGGCCCTGGTAGACGCTCGACGTCACCGCGACGTCGCGGTCGGTGACCTCGAGAACCGCGTCACCGGGCACGAGCGACGCCGTGTGGCCGTCGGGTCCGAGGCCGAGGTGCACCAGGTCGAGCACGGGCGGCGACCCGACCACTTCGGCGAGCGTGCGCGCGTAGTCTGCGGCCGCGGCCTCCGGATCGTCGCGCTCGACCGGCATCGCGTGCACGTTTCCCGGTGGGATCCGAACGTACGCGAGCAGGCTCGCGCGCAGGTGCGTCATGTTGCGGTCCGGGTCGCCCTCGGGCGCGATGCGCTCGTCGACCTGGAACACGTGCACCTTGTCCCACGCGATGTCCTCGCCGACCAGCTCGCGCATCATCTCCCACGGCGTGCGTCCGCCGCTCACCGCGAAGTGGAACGCGCCCCGCGCCGCGATCGCCTCGCGCGCCGCCCGCGCCACGAGCTCCGCGCCGGCGCGCGCCACCGCCGCGGCATCCTCCTCGATGCGGATCTCCATCGTCCGCTCCTTTGCTTCGGCTCAGCCAACCACGTTCGACGCGCGGGTGGAAGCGCGCAGACGCCACACCCGGCGGCGCCGGGCCCGAACACTCGACGGCGAGCTACCTCGCTGCCCCGTTCGGCGCGGGCTGCGCGACCATCAGCCGACGCCCGTCGCTGGCGAGGAACTCGTAGACCTGCGCGCGCACGCCCGGATAGTCGAACAGGTCGTGCGCGTACTGCGGCCACTGCACCATCTGCGTGCGCGGTCCGCGCCGGCGGTGCGGCGCGGTCGGACGCAGCCCGTAGGCGTCGGCGAGCCGCGTCGCGAGCGCCGGGTAGAGCGCCGCGTCCTCCCCGGCAGTGACCAGCAGCAACCGCCCCTTGCTCGCGCTGCCGGTCCGGTGCGTCACGTAGCTCAGCGGGTCGCCGCCGGCGGCCGCCATCTCGTACGGCAGCGCGAGAAGGACGAGGAGCCGCTCGAAGTATGGGTCCGGGATGCACGCCCCGGGCGGCGCGCACTGCCGGGTCTCGAGGCAGCTCCGCCCTTCCTGCGCGCCGCCGAGGCAGGTCACGTACGGCGCGCCGAGCTCCGGTCCGATGCGCAGGACGAGCCAGCCGAGGATGTCGCCGCCCGGTGCGACCAGAGCCGCTGTGCCGAGCAGCGGCTCGACCGAGCGCGCGATCGCGCCCACCATGCCGCCCAGCGAGTAGCCGAGGTAGCGCAGATCGGTGAAGCGCAGCGCCTCGCCGTCTTTCTCGCCGACCCCGCAGCGGCTCGCCGCCTGCACGGCCGCGAGCACGTCGACCGCTGCTTGACGGATGTTGCGGCCGAGCGCCGCCGGATCGAGGACGTCGAGGAACGCGCGTCCCTCGACGCGACGCTCGCCGTGGTACGGCAGCTCGACGGCGAGCACCGCCATCCCGCGCTCGGTGAGCGCGTCGGCGTGGCGGCTCAGGATGCGCGCCGCGCTGCCCGCGTGGCCGTCGACCGCGATCACGAGCGGCGTCTCCGGCCCGACGTTCGCCGGCAGCGCCAGGAGATACGGCCGCTCGACGAGCGCCGCGTCGCCCGCCGGCAGGCCGAGCGCGCGCGCCGCCCCGCCCTCCGCGTCGCCGAGGTCGAGCGAGCGGTAGGTGCCGCGCAGCAGCCGCGCCACGTGCGGCAGACCCGCACCGAGGGTTTGCTTGACGTCGCGGTCCTCGACCGTTGACGCCGCGCACTCGAGCGCGCCGAGCCGCGCGCGGTAGTCGAGCAGGCTCCGGCGCGCATCGAGCACGCGGTAGACCGCAACGATCGACGCGGCGGGTGCCTCGTCGGCAGGAACGAACGCGAAGCGCAGCCGCCCGATCTGCTCGGGACGCAGCGGCTCCGGCAAGGTGACGCGCACGCCCGAGAACGGCCCGAGCCCGGGCATCGCCGCGGCCTCGCGCTCGAGCCGGTGGACGACCTGCTCGGTGCGCGCCGCCGAAACGCCGCCGACGTCGCCGGCGAACGCCGACGCCGCCGGGCCCGCGAACGCCTCCTCCGGAATCGCGATCGCCTCGCCCTCCGGCCGCGGCACGACCGACGCGCGCAGCGCCCCGATCTCCTGCTCGCCGGCGCCGTAGGCGACGAGCGCGTACTTTCGCCCCGCGCGCAGCGCGACCAGCGGACGGACGAGGACCGTGCGCGCGTCGTCCCCGAGCAGCATCTGCGTCGCGACGGCGCCGGGCGGCGCGATGCGATCGCAGGCGCCGCGTCCGAGCGCGGCGCGGGCGTCGGCGAGCCGCGTCGCCACGGCGACGACGTCGCTCACCACGACGTCCGCCGCCGCCGCGCGACGCGGCGAGAGCCGCGCGCGCGCGTCGCGCAGCGCACGGTAGATCTCGACGAGCGCCGCCGCGCAGGCGTCGTCCGGCAGCTTGCAGGCGTCCGGTGCGGCGCGCAGCGGCGCGCACGCGCGGACGGCGGCCTGCACGCTGGGCTCGATCCCGAGGGCGGGCGCGACCTTCTCGGCGTGCTCCAGTGCCTCGTCGAGCTCGGCGACCAGCGCCGCGAACGACGCCGCGGGCGGCGGGTCCTCGGCCGGCGCGGGCTGCGGCGTCGCGAGGAGGACGCCGAGCGCCAGCGCGACGCCGCTCAGAGCGCGGAGCCTGGTCGCGCGAGCGTGCGCGCGTCCGTGCGCGCGATCGCCGCGGAGCGCCGAGTGCTCTGCCCGTGGCGCGCCGGCGCGATGGTCGTCGCGTCGGCGTCGCGCGCCAGCGCGCGGACGGAGAAGGTCGTCACCGCGAATGGCGGTCCGCCCTCCTGCAGCGCGCGTCGGTCGTCCGGGACATCGGCGCGATCATGGAGGACGGCGGTGCGCAGCGTCAACCGCGCGCTCGCAGCATCGGAGTGTCGGCGCCCGCGCTCGCGGAATCGCATCCGGGCGTCGGCGCGCGACGCCTCCGTCAGCGAGCGATGTCTCTGGCCCGAGCCACCTGCGCTCGAGCACATGCTCGGGTTCGCCTCTCGCCCGCGACCACGACGGCTGTGCGCGCCGAATCGATCTGGCGCATTGTCTCGGCTTACAAAATCTCTTCACGACGGCTTGTCTGCCTCGTGTCTTTCCTGTTTTATACACGACGTGCGCCACCCGGAACCCGACTTCTCGAGCGACCGAGCCTCCCTTCCCCGACGCTCGCCGAGCCCGCTGCGGCGCGCGCTCGCGCTCGCGCTCCTCGCGCTCGCGCTGCTCGCCGGCGTCGTCGCGCCCGCAGCCTCCCAGGAGCGGCCGCCCAACGTCGTGCTGATCATCGGCGACGACCACGGCTGGCCGTACTCCGGCTTCATGGGCGACCCCTACGTCCAGACGCCGCACCTCGACGCGCTCGCTGCGGGCGGCACGGTGTTCGACAACGCGCACGCGACGGCGAGCACCTGCGTGCCGTCGCTGCGCTCGGTGCTCGCGGGCCTTCATCCCCAGCAGTGGGACGCGGAGGTCGCCGCGGTCGAAGCGCGGATCGGTCCGTTCGGCTT containing:
- a CDS encoding efflux RND transporter periplasmic adaptor subunit, producing the protein MSAARWARGAVAAAATCLLVLGTLAARTAARAGETHVHDAATSHAHEASPPSAHAAQTPHAHEGSSAHAPDATAAHAHDATPAHAHDATSAHAHDAASPHAHGTSSADSAAPASPPAARRLYTCGMHPQVIRDQPGSCPICGMELTPIERGAPAVVGEATDTITIDPAIVQNMGVRTAEVTVGPLVRTVRATGVLAEAQPRQHDVSLRVSGWIEKLYADVEGMEVRAGDPLFELYSPELHVAIGELIAARRARGMQGGASLVATATQKLELLGVPRAEIERLARLAEPPRTVTFRSPISGHVVEKPIVEGDAVEAGTRALRIVDHSELWLDVRVFEQDVPALRLGQRARVTFVSRPGRTIEGTIDFVYPHVDPKTRTTVARMTLRNPGMQMRPGMYATVEIESELAPWALLAPREAVIDTGDEQLVFLARPGGHFEPRRVTLGPSGRDGQVQVLDGLAAGDVVVTSGQFLLDAESNVREALQRFLGAPGHVH
- a CDS encoding TolC family protein produces the protein MSRHTSLVAALLLAGCTLTTQEAARERARMESAGAVYEHDDDAARRSAPELPPRPDWRDVLRHAFLANGELEAAYYAWRAAVERIDVAAGYPNTNVELGFEYLFSGGNLTGWDRTSLSVGFDPMQNLSFPTKVMAAGRVATEEARAAGERFAAAKFALQRQVLTAWLDYALLAEQIRVQRELRDLLAIAAEGAAARVAGGRPQDELLAADVAHGHAEHELLELESQLPAARARLNALIGRSPDAPLPPPDLPEPRPLPDDALLLAVGTRANPELAALGRDVAGRAEALDLARQQYLPDINPFAGITGSMEQVVGAAITLATTIPQIQAGIREARANLRASEALARQGELDREAAFVAALLALRSAERQRAVLERHVMASAQQAAAAAERAYATGSGDFATWLAAQRTLLELRLTIAETRVARERRVAELELLAGVDAERLAALAESEEGRLALVGGTEALALTSAAGDDAATLASAHGAAGEVAR
- a CDS encoding CBS domain-containing protein, producing MLVEEIMSPDPVYCGPDTDLREVARMMVKFDCGEIPVCDELGRPIGVVTDRDIVCRMVAQGTNPIGTPASRCMSRPVITARPDMTVDQAAELMEQHQVRRLPVVDDDGLCCGMLAQADLATKGPAEHVIEVMEAVSEPALALGA
- the pgl gene encoding 6-phosphogluconolactonase codes for the protein MEIRIEEDAAAVARAGAELVARAAREAIAARGAFHFAVSGGRTPWEMMRELVGEDIAWDKVHVFQVDERIAPEGDPDRNMTHLRASLLAYVRIPPGNVHAMPVERDDPEAAAADYARTLAEVVGSPPVLDLVHLGLGPDGHTASLVPGDAVLEVTDRDVAVTSSVYQGRRRMTLTYPVLERAREVMWLVDGAAKAEMLARLVAGDETIPAGRVHAVHATAIVDTLAASQLRQS